GGACTCCACCTCCTGGATCAAGGGGTCGTGCATGTACGGGCGGCGGCGCTTGCGCACCACCACGTACGGCTTGCCAAGGAGGGCGGCCATCTCGTGCACCAGCGGGATCGAGGAGGTCTCCGCGGTGACGAGCACGTCCGTTTCGGCCGGTACGTGCTTAACCAAAGCTTCGGCTAAAGCCTTGGCGAGTCCGACATCCCCCAAGAAATCGATGAGCGGAAGCCGAACGCCGGGGAAGGGTTCGTGCAGCGGCACGCGCCGCGTCAGGTTACCGATGGTGATCGGGTAGGTGTCCATGCTTCACCTCAAGCCTCGTCCGTCTTAAACAGGGGGAGGTGCCCCAAGGAGATCACGTCCTCGCGCGGCGTGCCCTCGGTGAACACCGCCAACACCGCGATCACGGTCCCGCCCACGCTCTCAATCAGCTCGCGCAGCCCCTTCAGGGTGCTGCCCGTCGAGACCACGTCGTCCACGATGGCCACCTTCCGGCCTCGAATCCGTTCGATGTCCGCCCCGTCGAGCACCAGCTGTTGCGGCTTCCCCGTCGTGATCGAAAGCACCTCCCGCGAGACCGGGTTGATCATGTACGGCTTCGCGG
This region of Marinithermus hydrothermalis DSM 14884 genomic DNA includes:
- a CDS encoding phosphoribosyltransferase family protein — its product is MDTYPITIGNLTRRVPLHEPFPGVRLPLIDFLGDVGLAKALAEALVKHVPAETDVLVTAETSSIPLVHEMAALLGKPYVVVRKRRRPYMHDPLIQEVESLTLGANEVLWLDRRYVERLLNQKATLVIDVVASGGTMHALERLVHRAGAEVVARLAAFRQGTPKVEVVALEELPVL
- a CDS encoding phosphoribosyltransferase family protein translates to MKTYPVDIAGVHRELPIVQVGEGVAVALLNLLGDTELTEAVAAEFARRLPEEVEVLVTPEVKAVPLAHALSVRTGKPYVVARKTAKPYMINPVSREVLSITTGKPQQLVLDGADIERIRGRKVAIVDDVVSTGSTLKGLRELIESVGGTVIAVLAVFTEGTPREDVISLGHLPLFKTDEA